The Sesamum indicum cultivar Zhongzhi No. 13 linkage group LG6, S_indicum_v1.0, whole genome shotgun sequence genome has a segment encoding these proteins:
- the LOC105165729 gene encoding uncharacterized protein LOC105165729 produces MFFKSYSIMLPMHVSLSTSCLLDEGACILDCHINGCIRGLVVMGSLCYLSPKVLYEGADAIELSEPPLTLDVGTKCVSIAQVGPILKNIQMMLQLDGGNMKIRYKLRRSQPS; encoded by the exons atgttttttaaatcatatagCATTATGTTGCCAATGCATGTTAGCTTATCCACTTCTTGTCTGTTGGATGAAGGTGCATGCATACTGGACTGCCATATTAATGGGTGTATCCGTGGCTTGGTTGTGATGGGGAGTTTATGTTACTTGTCACCAAAAGTGCTTTACGAG GGCGCGGATGCCATTGAGTTATCAGAACCGCCTCTTACTTTGGATGTTGGAACTAAATGCGTTTCCATAGCTCAAGTTGGACCCATATTAAAGAACATCCAGATG ATGCTCCAACTAGATGGTGGCAATATGAAGATCAGGTATAAGTTGCGGAGAAGCCAGCCTAGCTGA